The Deltaproteobacteria bacterium nucleotide sequence TGATGGAAAGTTCATCATGGACGGTTCCTTACCATATTTAGAGCTTATTCGTAAATAAGCCCTGCCTTTCGTGAGGCGATTATTGCCGCAGCCAAATGACAAAGGGCCAAGTAGGAGTCGGTGAGTTTTTCATACCTGACCAGTAGTTTCCTGAAACGGTTGAACCATGAGTGAGAGA carries:
- a CDS encoding transposase; the protein is SHSWFNRFRKLLVRYEKLTDSYLALCHLAAAIIASRKAGLIYE